Sequence from the Neptunomonas japonica JAMM 1380 genome:
TATGACCTCCGGTATAAAGCACATACACCAAGCGCGGTGCATGTGCTTATTGTGATAAAGAAATCTTACAACTTAATTAGATTTCATCACGTCCCAAAGAGCGTAGTAGAGCATTCACTTTGTCTTTGCCACCTACACTTTCATAATACTTAGGCCATACAGCCATCTGAGCTTTTTTAGCCCACTCAGCTTCATCAGCTAGCGTATCGATTTGCATTTTGTACTTGTTCACTAGCTCATCTTTGATTGTCGCTTCCTGATCTTTCAGCCACTGCAAGCTATAAGCTGTTGCTGCAAGACCTGACTCATCGATTGCTTTCTTAGTGTCTGCATTCTGATCTTGGTATAGAGATTCAGAAACAATCAGTGGCTCAAGCAAGAATAAGTAATGTAAATCAGTGATGTACTTCTGAACTTCACCAAACTTCATCGCATAGATTGTAGTGTATGGCGTGTCTTGCCCATCAACTACGCCCTGCTGTAATGCAGTGAATGTTTCTGACCAAGCCATAGGTGTTGGGTTATTACCCCAAGACTTATAAGTATCGATCATGATTTCGTTTTTAGGAACACGAACAATTACGCCATCTAGATCAGCCAATTTTTGAATTGGCTTTTTAGAGTTACTAAGAACGCGGAAACCAGAGTAAGTCCAACCTACAATGCGAACACCAGAATCACGAATTGTATTTGCGATCAATTCTTTTGCGATAGGGCCTTCGACAGTTTGCTGCGCTTGCTCAAGGTTTTCGAAAATGTAAGGAAGCGAAAGAACACCCAAAGTAGGAGAGAAAGGTGCGAGGTTGTTACTTGCTAAAATGGAAAAGTCTAGTGTGCCTAGTGCCGCATCATTGACTGTGTCCTGCTCAGAACCTAACTGACCGTTCAGGAATAATTTTGCTGTGTGCTTGCCGCCAGTTTTTTCTTGTAAAGTTTCAATGAACTTTAAACCAAGGGCTTCCTGAGCACTTCCGCCACCGTCACCTACAGCAATGTTCCAGCTGGCGGCGATTGAGCTAGCAGAAAACACCATACCAGCTGTCAGGGAAAGTACTTTAACGATCTTATTCTTATGTTTCATAAGTATCTCCTGGATTTTTATGTTCTCCCACCTTGCAAGATAAGCTGGGAGTTTTGGTCGCCTGAAAAACTCAAGCTAACTTCTCAGCTTTAATAGTAGTGGTCTTTGATGGACCCTGTATTATTAGTGCTAAGCAGTTATTATCACGCTTTAAAAGCATTTTTTTGAACCTGGTGACTCAACTAATAAGTTCCATAATCCTAAAGTGACAATAACCCAATAGTTAACTTATACGGTGATATTTTTTAGGGCCAGCTCATCGTACATAGTAGATCCAGTCTTGATGTTCAGCAATTATGGGGGCTGTGGCGAGATGCTAAGTTTGTAATTTTATTCAATAATCTGAATGTTTGACAAAATTATGGATGTAATCTAATACCTTCGATTGAAGTTTGTCTTTTGAGTGTCTTCGTACCGTATGGATTTGAATTGTTAATGTGGAGCGATACTGTGCAACACGGTTATTTGTTATTATGCACCGTAGTTATGTCACTCAATAGGTAACGAATGAACCAGCCACATCAGCCAAGCAAAGATACTGCTGAAAGTGAAAATCTGCGTATTGGAAGTCAGATACGCGATTTACGCAAAGCTAAGGGCATTACACTGGTCGCTATGGCGGAAAAAATTAAACGCTCAGTTGGCTATGTCAGCCAGGTTGAGCGTGGGGTTTCTTCTTTACCCATTCCTGTGCTGCAAGCGATTAGCGAAGCCTTAGATGTACAGATAAGCTGGTTTTTTTATACCGACCAGCATCCACCCCTTGATGAACGAAATCATATTGT
This genomic interval carries:
- a CDS encoding TRAP transporter substrate-binding protein, whose product is MKHKNKIVKVLSLTAGMVFSASSIAASWNIAVGDGGGSAQEALGLKFIETLQEKTGGKHTAKLFLNGQLGSEQDTVNDAALGTLDFSILASNNLAPFSPTLGVLSLPYIFENLEQAQQTVEGPIAKELIANTIRDSGVRIVGWTYSGFRVLSNSKKPIQKLADLDGVIVRVPKNEIMIDTYKSWGNNPTPMAWSETFTALQQGVVDGQDTPYTTIYAMKFGEVQKYITDLHYLFLLEPLIVSESLYQDQNADTKKAIDESGLAATAYSLQWLKDQEATIKDELVNKYKMQIDTLADEAEWAKKAQMAVWPKYYESVGGKDKVNALLRSLGRDEI